From a single Solenopsis invicta isolate M01_SB chromosome 6, UNIL_Sinv_3.0, whole genome shotgun sequence genomic region:
- the LOC113004716 gene encoding uncharacterized protein LOC113004716, whose product MSRYCCVCHKEQYKTDEPIIFHRFPSDPDTRKEWLEIIKRDDNKKRFVCSQHFKPEDYRMLCDRRQLLRKDAVPNINIPQLDAKVQLIKYEKQNSEQLLMECHKDMDNNIEDNNIENAPTSTADSLKRTNDSCALSTTPTKRHCTLQEFGLFRREDFTDEIVWNRFVAACKGLRKENMLLQYKNKRLLNQIQTTKDIIQELKKKNLITDSVSEMLSVS is encoded by the exons ATGAGTCGATATTGTTGTGTGTGCCACAAAGAACAATATAAAACTGATGAGCCTATTATTTTCCATCg TTTTCCGTCAGATCCAGATACACGAAAAGAGTGGTTAGAAATCATAAAACGAGACGATAATAAAAAGCGTTTTGTATGCAGTCAACATTTTAAACCTGAAGATTATCGAATGCTATGCGATCGAAGGCAACTTTTGAGAAAAGATGCTGttccaaatataaatattcctcAATTAGATGCAAAAGTTCAGCTTATTAAATATGAGAAACA aaattctGAACAACTTCTAATGGAATGTCACAAGGATATGGATAATAATATAGAGGACAATAATATTGAGAATGCGCCAACATCTACTGCTGACAGCTTAAAACG gACAAATGACTCTTGCGCTTTATCTACAACACCAACAAAAAGACATTGCACTTTACAGGAGTTTGGACTTTTTAGAAGAGAAGATTTTACAGATGAAATTGTATGGAATCGATTTGTAGCAGCATGCAAAGgcttaagaaaagaaaacatgcttttgcaatataaaaataagcgtCTTCTTAatcaaattcaaacaacgaaaGATATTATTCaggagttaaaaaaaaagaacttaataACAGATTCCGTATCAGAGATGTTGAGCGTAAGTTAA
- the LOC113005983 gene encoding uncharacterized protein LOC113005983: MVYIRGGKHGPIKCRALLDTCASANFLTESIARYLKEEVTAHSSPISAINGMNTKSKGIVQITIQSIHDNFSKELTCLTIPTITDLVPSETFPRNSVKIPSNIRLADPDFHLPRHVDLLIGSGASLSLFAIGQINLSREGYDLYLQKTRLGWIIAGGTSSQKSGRAVTCHLTRLEDLIQKFWEIEEIGLNKPQTEEEVESLQ; the protein is encoded by the exons ATGGTATACATACGTGGCGGCAAACACGGTCCAATAAAATGTCGTGCTCTACTAGATACGTGCGCTTCCGCGAACTTTTTAACAGAATCGATCGCGAGATATTTGAAGGAAGAAGTGACGGCACATTCTTCGCCAATTAGCGCGATCAATGGCATGAATACTAAATCAAAGGGCATAGTACAAATTACAATTCAATCTATACATGATAACTTTTCTAAAGAATTGACCTGTTTGACAATTCCGACTATAACAGATTTAGTTCCGTCTGAAACCTTTCCGCGCAATTCAGTTAAGATACCGTCAAATATCAGATTAGCAGATCCGGATTTTCATTTACCGCGACATGTTGATTTACTGATTGGCTCGGGAGCGTCACTATCGTTGTTCGCTATTGGTCAGATAAATTTGTCCCGTGAGGGATATGACTTATACTTACAAAAAACGCGATTAGGATGGATAATCGCTGGCGGCACATCATCGCAAAAATCGGGAAGGGCTGTAACATGCCATTTAACGCGTTTGGAGGATTTGATACAGAAGTTTTGGGAAATCGAAGAGATCGGATTAAATAAACCGCAAACAGAGGAGGAAGTCGAAT CTCTGCAATAG
- the LOC120358106 gene encoding SCAN domain-containing protein 3-like has product MTQFDGESKKLIQPVLEHEKKIKYYVHNEQVFDIIHMAHLETGHGGKHKLENNIKTKYVNITREVIHIYLELCLICKKKKTHLKKGVVVKPLIFKEINHRAQVDLIDMQTSKDGEYKFILNYQEHLTKFVCLRPLKTKTAVEVAYNLVDIFCIIGCPSVLQSDNGREFCNSVIEELKSMWPDLKIVHGKPRHSESQGSVERANRDVQDILITWMEENNLTKWSQGLRFCQWKKNTSWHSAIKQTPYEAMFGRKAHVGLRSSHLPLSVINDIVTEEELERIIDSTEIHDNGSSETTNNTPITEEVRENINFFENVNSASVVLICSICEKGDGDIYHCTECKVPVHNFCCELPTENSNVLCHNCTVKRDLISNKNKAIVGIQEQAKRMLRMSEKKFPSAEVGTSVTIPLPSVDRNKGDPKNIIGVILEVTEDGLYKIGTKSGILSSLYSRNQFGICNEMFLSSTDVPQCEMSLRSINADQSAFGSQGYIKCSCKIKCTTNRCINSVHLAQLSPQRFDNVDIAHLKPGKVSNEITVADIATAGWAVLTLPTSNRAMSANKAF; this is encoded by the exons ATGACTCAATTTGACG GTGAGTCTAAGAAACTTATTCAGCCTGTGTTGGAACATGAGAAGAAGATTAAGTATTACGTACATAACGAACAAGTTTTTGACATTATTCATATGGCACATCTGGAAACTGGACATGGTGGAAAACATAAGttggaaaacaatattaaaacaaagtacGTAAATATAACAAGAGAAGTGATTCATATCTATCTTGAGCTTTGTCtcatctgtaaaaaaaagaaaacccaTCTCAAAAAAGGTGTTGTAGTAAAGCctttgatatttaaagaaattaatcacCGAGCACAAGTAGACCTAATCGACATGCAAACGAGCAAGGAcggagaatataaatttattttaaattatcaagaacACTTAACTAAATTTGTGTGTCTTCGCCCGCTAAAGACCAAGACTGCTGTAGAGGTCGCTTATAATCTTGTAgacatattttgcattattggtTGTCCATCCGTCTTACAATCAGACAATGGAAGAGAGTTTTGTAATAGCGTTAtcgaagaattaaaaagtatgtGGCCTGATCTTAAAATAGTGCACGGTAAACCGAGACATTCTGAGAGTCAGGGTAGTGTTGAACGTGCAAACCGAGATGTACAAGACATACTTATTACCTGGATGGAGGAAAACAATTTGACTAAATGGTCTCAAGGATTACGTTTCTGTCAATGGAAAAAGAATACCAGTTGGCATTCTGCAATCAAACAAACACCATATGAGGCAATGTTTGGTAGAAAGGCTCACGTTGGTCTTCGATCATCTCATTTACCATTGTCCGTAATAAATGATATAGTAACAGAAGAAGAATTAGAACGCATAATTGATTCAACTGAAATACATGACAACGGATCATCTGAGACTACCAATAATACACCTATTACTGAAGAAGTTCgcgaaaacattaatttttttgaaaatgtaaattctgCGTCGGTTGTTCTAATATGTTCTATTTGTGAGAAAGGAGATGGCGACATATATCACTGCACAGAATGCAAGGTGCCTGTTCATAATTTTTGCTGTGAGTTACCAACAGAGAACTCTAACGTTTTATGTCATAATTGCACAGTCAAACGCGATCTCATTTCTAACAAAAACAAAGCGATAGTCGGTATTCAGGAACAAGCTAAAAGAATGTTGCGCATGAGCGAGAAAAAATTTCCATCTGCTGAAGTTGGTACATCTGTAACCATTCCACTACCAAGTGTTGATCGTAATAAAGGTGAtccgaaaaatattataggagTCATATTAGAAGTGACAGAAGATGGATTGTACAAAATCGGCACCAAGAGTGGCATTTTATCTTCTCTTTATTCTCGAAATCAGTTCGGTATTTGTAACGAAATGTTTCTATCTTCAACAGATGTACCACAGTGTGAAATGTCACTACGTAGTATCAATGCTGATCAATCAGCGTTTGGATCTCAGGGCTATATTAAATGTAGCTGCAAAATTAAATGCACAACAAACCGTT GTATTAATTCCGTTCATCTAGCGCAGCTTAGCCCACAGAGATTTGACAATGTCGACATTGCCCACTTGAAACCGGGCAAAGTCAGCAATGAAATAACAGTTGCTGACATTGCCACCGCTGGATGGGCAGTGTTGACTTTGCCCACATCAAATCGGGCAATGTCcgctaataaagcattttaa
- the LOC120358011 gene encoding SCAN domain-containing protein 3-like → MAHLETGHGGKHKLENNIKTKYVNITREVIHIYLELCLICKKKKTHLKKGVVVKPLIFKEINHRAQVDLIDMQTSKDGEYKFILNYQEHLTKFVCLRPLKTKTAVEVAYNLVDIFCIIGCPSVLQSDNGREFCNSVIEELKSMWPDLKIVHGKPRHSESQGSVERANQDVQDILITWMEENNLTKWSQGLRFCQWKKNTSWHSAIKQTPYEAMFGRKAHVGLRSSHLPLSVINDIVTEEELERIIDSTEIHDNGSSETTNNTPITEEVCENINFFENVNSASVVLICSICEKGDGDIYHCTECKVPVHNFCCELPTENSNVLCHNCTVKRDLISNKNKAIDGIQEQAKRMLRVSEKKFPSAEVDTSVTIPLPSVDRNKGDPKNIIGVILEVTEDGLYKIGTKSGILSSLYSRNQFGICNEMFLSSTDVPQCEMSLRSINADQSAFGSKGYIKCSCKIKCTTNRCKCRKANILCNSKCHNSLPCQNK, encoded by the coding sequence ATGGCACATCTGGAAACTGGACATGGTGGAAAACATAAGttggaaaacaatattaaaacaaagtacGTAAATATAACAAGAGAAGTGATTCATATCTATCTTGAGCTTTGTCtcatctgtaaaaaaaagaaaacccaTCTCAAAAAAGGTGTTGTAGTAAAGCctttgatatttaaagaaattaatcacCGAGCACAAGTAGACCTAATCGACATGCAAACGAGCAAGGAcggagaatataaatttattttaaattatcaagaacACTTAACTAAATTTGTGTGTCTTCGCCCGCTAAAGACCAAGACTGCTGTAGAGGTCGCTTATAATCTTGTAgacatattttgcattattggtTGTCCATCCGTCTTACAATCAGACAATGGAAGAGAGTTTTGTAATAGCGTTAtcgaagaattaaaaagtatgtGGCCTGATCTTAAAATAGTGCACGGTAAACCGAGACATTCTGAGAGTCAGGGTAGTGTTGAACGTGCAAACCAAGATGTACAAGACATACTTATTACCTGGATGGAGGAAAACAATTTGACTAAATGGTCTCAAGGATTACGTTTCTGTCAATGGAAAAAGAATACCAGTTGGCATTCTGCAATCAAACAAACACCATATGAGGCAATGTTTGGTAGAAAGGCTCACGTTGGTCTTCGATCATCTCATTTACCATTGTCCGTAATAAATGATATAGTAACAGAAGAAGAATTAGAACGCATAATTGATTCAACTGAAATACATGACAACGGATCATCTGAGACTACCAATAATACACCTATTACTGAAGAAGTTtgcgaaaacattaatttttttgaaaatgtaaattctgCGTCGGTTGTTCTAATATGTTCTATTTGTGAGAAAGGAGATGGCGACATATATCACTGCACAGAATGCAAGGTGCCTGTTCATAATTTTTGCTGTGAGTTACCAACAGAGAACTCTAACGTTTTATGTCATAATTGCACAGTCAAACGCGATCTCATTTCTAACAAAAACAAAGCGATAGACGGTATTCAGGAACAAGCTAAAAGAATGTTGCGCGTGAGCGAGAAAAAATTTCCATCTGCTGAAGTTGATACATCTGTAACCATTCCACTACCAAGTGTTGATCGTAATAAAGGTGAtccgaaaaatattataggagTCATATTAGAAGTGACAGAAGATGGATTGTACAAAATCGGCACCAAGAGTGGCATTTTATCTTCTCTTTATTCTCGAAATCAGTTCGGTATTTGTAACGAAATGTTTCTATCTTCAACAGATGTACCACAGTGTGAAATGTCACTACGTAGTATCAATGCTGATCAATCAGCGTTTGGATCTAAGGGCTATATTAAATGTAGCTGCAAAATTAAATGCACAACAAACCGTTGTAAGTGTAGAAAAgcaaacattttatgtaattcaaAATGTCACAACTCATTGccatgtcaaaataaataa
- the LOC105204176 gene encoding uncharacterized protein LOC105204176 translates to MANRAKILINKRTSLKSKITNLYNILDKGTTDGTLIKLRLDRVTELFHAYEDFNDELTELDPNESHQTEYENIEERYYLLAAKIKNRLFASNISEASTSASHEDRAYENSLATSTKKRRIKLPEASLPTFDGKFKSWLSFKNSFRNMIGSQNDLSDIDKLHYLKSALTGEAANKIKIFETDDINYSKA, encoded by the coding sequence ATGGCAAACAGAGCCAAAATACTCATAAATAAACGGACTTCTTTAAAGTCTAAAATCACGAATCTCTATAATATCCTCGACAAAGGTACAACGGACGGTACATTAATCAAATTACGCTTAGACCGTGTAACTGAGTTATTTCACGCGTATGAGGACTTCAACGACGAGCTTACCGAATTAGATCCAAACGAATCACATCAAACtgaatatgaaaatattgaagaacGATATTATTTGCTTGCGGCTAAGATAAAAAATAGGTTGTTCGCGTCAAATATATCCGAGGCTAGTACCAGCGCGTCCCACGAAGATCGGGCCTATGAGAATTCACTCGCTACTTCGACCAAAAAACGGCGTATCAAACTGCCCGAAGCCTCGCTTCCGACCTTTGATGGCAAATTTAAGAGTTGGCTCTCGTTTAAGAATAGCTTCCGGAATATGATCGGATCACAGAACGACTTGTCAGACATTGACAAGCTTCATTATTTGAAATCGGCTTTAACGGGCGAAGCGgccaataaaattaaaatctttgaaaCCGACGATATAAATTATTCTAAGGCATGA